From the Aquirufa lenticrescens genome, the window AGTGGCATTAGCCTTTTTCCATTGCTGTTGAAATTGCTGCACTTCTAATTGTGCATTTTTTCTTGCAACTGGTGAAAGTGAAGGTTGATTTAACTGGGTATATAGCTCATTCATCTTACGCTGAAAGGCATAAAAAGCAGTATTTTCTGAAGAATTCGAGAACGTAATAGTCTTTATTATATCGGTCGTGTCTAAGGAGAAAGAGAAATTTGGATCCTCTATCACCACATCAATGTATTTGGATTTAAGAAAGGATATCAGGTATAATCCCTTTGGCAGTACTTCAGCACCTTTAAATTCAAACTCTCCATCCTCATTCGCCAGCACCGTATCTTTGATGACTTGTTGATTATAGCCAAAGTAGTGCGCTAAATACACCTCAGATTTAGAGAGACCTTTTATTTTACCCTTAATTTCATATTGCGCATTAGAAATAAAGACAAACAGAAAAATAAAAAGAAGAGTACCGACTACTTTCATAAGATTAGAATAAATTTGTGTCTCAATCCTCAAATTTACAATGTTTTTCATCCTATCTAAAATTATCGACTTTTTCCTTCAACCACTTTGTTGGATATTTATCCTGCTAGGGGTCGCCTATTTTAGCAAGTACACGAAACGCTACATTTTAATCATTATAGGCACCCTTATTCTCTGTAGTAATGGCTGGTTTGTCAACCAGTGTTATTTGGCCTATGAAAGTCCTCAAGTCAAATTGTCCCGAAGCTACCAATGGTGCATCATCTTAGGTGGTGGTATGATGCGTGCAGGAGAAGGCTATCGAACAGGCGAAACGGCCGATCGATTTGTTCAACCTCTTTTATTGTATAAAAAAGGCATCGTAAAAAAGCTCCTTATTACAGGTGGAAATGTCAATATTAAAGGTCTAAAAATCGACGAAACGCAAGAAGGCAAGAAAGTGGAGGAAGTACTCATTGCTATGGGTGTAAAACCAGAAGATATCGTTTTAGAAGAAAGTGCTCGAAATACACACGAAAATGCAGTCTATACCAAACAGATGCTTAAACCGTATTTAAGAGAAAGAATGGTATTAGTTACTTCTGCCATGCATATGCCAAGAGCCAAAGCGTGCTATATAAAGGAAGGATTTATCGTGGATGACTTCCCTGCTGACATAAAGAAAAAGGATACCCCTTCAGGTATCCTCGATCTCGTTATTCCTCATGAACGCAACCTCAGTAAATTCGCTGAATTAATCAGGGAAATGGCCGGTTACGTCATTTACAAAATTGTAGGTTTTGCCTAGGTAGACAAAATCTCAACCATACGGATCAAATCCTCTGAAACTGGTTTCTTCTTTGTAATCGTATCGTGGAATGGCGTATAAATCAACTGATTATTAACTACACCTGCCATCACGTTTTTCTCTCCGCGCAATAAACCTTCTAAAGCTCCAAGCCCAAGTCTACTCGCTAATATACGGTCATAAGCGGTTGGAATACCACCCCGTTGAATGTGACCCAATGTAGTAACGCGAATATCTAAATTCTCGCCCATTTTGTCCTTGATTTTCTTAGCCACAATCTGTGCATTCCCTTCTTCATCACCCTCTGCAACAATGACAATTGAAGAAGATTTCTTCTTGTCAAATCCTTTTTGAAGAATAGTTGATATTTCATCAACTGACGTCAAATTCTCTGGAATCATCACTGACTCAGCTCCACCTGCAATAGCACATTGAATAGCTATATAACCTGAATCACGACCCATCACTTCAATAAAGAATACGCGGTCGTGTGAATCAGCCGTATCACGAATTTTATCCACTGCATCTAAGGCAGTATTTACAGCTGTATCAAAACCAATCGTGTAATCAGTTCCATAAAGATCATTATCAATCGTTCCTGGGGCACCTACCGTTGGAATCTTAAACTCATTATAAAAGATCTCAGCACCTGTAAAGGTACCATTTCCACCTATCGCCACTAAACCTTCAATGCCTAATTCTTGTAATTTATCGTAAGCCTTTTGACGACCTTCTGCTGTCATAAACTCCTTCGAACGGGCTGACTTTAAAATGGTACCACCCCGCTGTATAATATTACTAACAGATTGAGAATTTAAAGGAATAATATCTCCTTTAATCATTCCATTATAACCTCTTACAATCCCAAACACTTCCACTCCATGGTATGCAGCACCACGAACAATTGCTCTAATACAAGCATTCATTCCTGGGGCATCTCCACCTGACGTAAATACAGCTATTTTCTTCATCTCTTGTATCGTATAAATTCTTAGACTCTTTATTCTTTCAAAAATACAATGTTTCTCTGTTTTTACCTCGAATTTTGGTATTAAAAATGCAATAAAAACGTAAATTTGAGACCTATTCATATTAAATCAAAGCACCTATGAACGCAAACGAATTTTTGTACTCCTATTTAAATAATGCCTCACCCACTGGATTTGAGGCGAGTGGACAAAAAATTTGGTTAGATTATATTCAACCTTTCATCGACGAAAAGATCATTGATACGTATGGAACTGCTGTGGGCGTAATCAATCCTGGTCAACCTTACAAAGTGGTAATCGAAGCCCATGCCGATGAAATTTCTTGGTTTGTGAACTATATCGATGATAATGGATATCTGTTTTTACGTCGCAATGGCGGATCAGATGCCTTAATTGCTCCCTCTATGCGGGCGAATATTCACACAAAAGATAAAGTGGTAAAAGGAATTTTTGGGTGGCCAGCGATTCACGTAAGAGATATTGCCAAAGACAAAGCTCCAGGCATTTCTGACATATTCATTGATTGTGGTGCTTCGAATAAAAAGGAAGTGGAAGAAATGGGTATCCACGTGGGTACGGTAGTTACTTTCGAAGATGGATTAATGGAGTTGAACGGCAAATATTTAGTAGGCCGTGCCTTAGATAACAGAATCGGTGGTTATATGATTGCCGAAGTGGCTAGAAGACTGAAAGAAAATAACATTACCCTACCCTACACGCTATATGTCGTCAACTCTGTTCAAGAGGAGATTGGCTTACGTGGGGCGGAAATGATTGTTCGTCGTTTGAAGCCAGATTTAGCATTCATAACTGATGTAACACACGATACGCAATCGCCTATGTACAATAAAAAAACACAGGGCGATATGGCTTGTGGAAAAGGTCCCGTTATCTGTTATGGACCTGCGGTTCAGAATAATGTGCGCGATTTCATTATAGACGTTGCAGAAGAAAATAAGATTGATTTTCAAAGACAGGCCGTGTCACGCTCTACTGGAACCGATACTGATTCATTTGCGTATGCTACAGAAGGCGTCGCATCTTCCTTAATTAGTCTACCGTTAAAGTATATGCACACCACGGTAGAAACGATTGCAAAAGACGATATGAATGCAGTGATCGACCTTATTTACCAATGCTTGTTGAAGGTGAAGGGTGGAGAGGATTGGAGATATTTTAATTAACATACAGTATCTAGTAGTCAGTAGCCAGTATAAAGTAGATAATAGATTAGAGAATAGAGAGTAGAGAATGTGAATTTTTTCTACTCTTTTTTGTGAAACTGATTACTGTCTACTGTCTACTGATTACTGATTACTGATTACTGATTACTGTCAACTACCTACTGCCTACTGTATTTTCAAATACCTCGCAAAAAACTCATACGTCCTCAACATCTGATCAATACGTTGGCGGTTATTACCTGAACGCGTTAATTCGTGAGTTCCACCAGGATGACGAACATATTCCACGTCACGACCTAATACTTTTAGACTTTTGTATAACATTTCACTTTGAATCACTCCTGTTCTTAGATCATTCTCTCCGTGAAATATCAATAAAGGTGTTTTAATGTTTTGCACATACGAATAAGGTGATTCGCGTTCTAAGATAGTCTTAGTTGCTTTTTCCCAAGGATAACCACCAAAATAATTAGGCACTAAACGCCAAGCATTTCCTTCGCCCATAAAGGTAGAAAGTTCATAAACTCCGCGTTGTGCACAAGCTACTTTAAAGCGATTTGTATGGCCTACAATCCAAGAAACTAAGTATCCCGCATATGAACCACCAGTAACTGCCTGCTGAGTGGTATCTGCCCAACCTTCGGCAATCGCTAAATCCAAAGCCTTCAGAACATCTGACGTGGGGCCTGCACCCCAATCTTTCACATTAGCCGCTAAAAATTCTGAGCCATAACCACCAGATCCGCGAGGATTTGCATAGACTACGCCCATTCCTTTGGCAGCATAATATTGAAATTCGTGCCACATACTTGCTTCACCTGTTCCCCACATCGCTGAAGGTCCACCGTGAATATTTAATACGACTGGATATTTCTTCCCAGCTTCAAAATCTGTAGGTTTCATTACCCAATAATCCACTTTTTGACCTTTGCTATTTGTGAAGGAATGCTTATCAGGACGAACGATACTTTTAGAAGCTAACCAACCAGTATTTATAGAAGTAAAGGTTTTCTCTGTTTCTGCGGATTGTAGGTAAATTTCAGATGGGTTTTCGATTCCTGTTTTGGCATACACAAAACCTGAATTAGTTACATCGAAACCCAAAATACCTGTAGTGTTATCCGTTAATTGCTTTACCTGTTTACTAGAAAGATCAAATACATAAAGAGGCGCTCCACCCTGATTTTGAGCAGTAAAATAAAGCTTGGTCTCATCAGAAGACCATTTCACCTGTGTAATCACGCGATCGATGGGTACCTTCGTGATTTGAGAAGGATTTGCCACAGATATAATTTGTAGCACCGCATTTTGTACACCAGTTGATTTAGCTTCTTGGAAGGCTAACCATTTTTCAGCAGGTGATAAGGTCAAATTGGACATTTTATATCCCGCTTTTTGGTAAATCAATTTTGACCCAAAACCAATATACGAATCCAACACCTTATCAGGATGGGCCAATGAATCAGCCGGAACTACTGCGTAGATACCATTTGAGGCAAATTCGACATCAGACCAACGCTGGAATGGGTTGTTCAATAAAACAGGCTTTCCGGTCAGACTCGTCTTAAAATAAGCTGGTAAAGAGATTTCTGAAGTGGTTGTACTTTCTTCTTGGAAATTCAAGCGATTGATGACTTTGGCCTTCTTATCTACTTCATTCTGAAATAGATAAGCTCTTACTTCGTCTAAATTTCCGTTTGGATTAGCCTTAGATTTCTTGGCTATACCAGAAAGCATGGGTTTTTCCAAAGTCCAAGAGGGCAACAATCCTTTCTTATTATAGACCGAATCCACCAGGAATTCCTTCAGGGTAAATGAAGATTGGAAATAGATTTCCAGACCCGAAGCAGACCAAACCGGATTGGAAACGGCGAAAGGTAAATTGGTAATCGCTTGTGGTTCCCCTCCTGCTAAATCCAACACATAGACTTGAGATTTAGCACCCATATCGCGAGTGAAAGCAATTTTGCTCCCATCTGGACTCCACGTGGGTGAAGAAATAGAATTCTTTCCGGAGGTTAATGCGCGTGATTCACCCGATTGCAGATTACCAAGATACAAATGAGTCTGGTAGACAAAATCATTCTTTTTATCCGCATCATCAACAATCGAGGTCACGGTGTAGATAAATTGATTTCCTTTAGGTGAAACTAGGGGTTTTCCAGCTATCTTAATTTTCAACAAATCAGTGACATGGATTTTTTCCTTAGGGTTTTGGGCTACTAAAGAAAATGAAAGTAGTACGAATAATAGGTGTTTCATAGATGAAATGTCTAGGTATAAAAAATGCTCAGCATCCGAAGACACTGAGCATAAAAATACGAGTTAATTCGATTAAATCAATTTCAAGATTTCCTCTCCGATCGCTTCCGTTCCTAAAATCATCGATTTATCTGTCGTCGCATCAGCGATATCGCCTGTACGGAAACCTTTCTTTAATACTTGGTCTACCGCGTTGATAACTACTTCTGACTCCGCTTTCATTCCGAAAGAAATGTCTAATAAAAGAGCAGCAGATAAAACGGACGCCATTGGATTTGCTAAGCCTTTACCCGTGATATCGTGTGCAGAACCGTGAATTGGCTCGTAAACACCTGTTCCATCTCCAATAGATGCAGAAGCTAACATACCCATCGAACCAGCGATTTGAGATGCTTCATCTGTTAAAATATCACCGAATAAGTTTGCAGTTACCACTACGTCAAAACGCTTCGGATCTTTGATCAACAACATCGCTGTCGCATCTACGAATTGGTATTCAACCGTCACATCTGGATATTCCAAAGCTAATTTTTGGATCTCTTCACGCCATAAACGTGACGACTCTAACACGTTTGCCTTATCGACAGAAACTAAATGCTTCTTACGTGTACGTGCTGCTTCAAATGCCTTGCGACCAATGCGTTCAACTTCGTAACGACTATACTCTGCCACGTCATAGGCTGTATCGCCATTGTTTTTGCGACCTTTTTCACCAAAATAGATATCACCAGTTAATTCACGGAAGAACAAAATGTCCGCTCCTTTTAAAATCTCAGGCTTAATGCTAGACGCACTTAATAACTCATCAAATAACTTGATCGGACGAAGATTCGCGTATAGACCTAATTCCTTACGCATTTTTAACAATCCTTGCTCTGGACGAACTTTTGCAGATGGATCGTTATCGTATTTCGGGTGACCTACCGCTCCAAAAAGTACTGCATCAGACACTTTCATCTTATCCAACGTTTCAGCTGGCAACGGATCGCCTGTCGCTTCAATCGCTACGTGACCAATTAATGCTTCGTCATAGGTGAAATCGTGACCAAACTTAGCCGCAATTTTCTCTAATACTTTCTTTCCTACTTCGGTTACTTCTTGACCGATTCCATCACCTGGAACAATTAAAATATGCTTCTTCGCCATTATTATTTTTATTATATCAAATTCAACATTTTCTGAGTGGCCTTGATCGCTGAAACCGTTTGGTCAGAATCCAAACCTCTCGTAATTAACTCCTTACCTCCATCAGACCACGTAATAATCGTCTCACAAAGCGCATCAGAATCACCTCCAGGTGGAATGCGTACCGCATAATCCTTCAATACCGGAAGAATCTTGCCGTGCTTTTCAAAGATGATTCCTAGCGCTTTCATAAAGGCATCATATTGACCATCCCCTTGTGCGTGTTCTTCAAATACGTCACCATCGATCGAAATCTTTAAGGTAACAGAAGGGCGTAAATCCTTAGAATGAGTCAAGACATAGTTCAAAACTTGAACTCGCTCTTCAATCGTATTACTATCTAATACATCGGAAATGATGTAAGGAAGATCATTTTGAGTGACAACCTCTTTGCGATCGCCTAATTCAATAATTCGCTGCGTAACAATCTTTAGATCTTGATCAGACAATTGAATGCCTAAAGCAGCTAAATTATTCTCGATATTAGCTTTACCTGATGTCTTTCCCAGAGCGTATTTACGCTCACGGCCAAAACGCTCTGGCATCAAATCATTATGATAAAGATTATTCTTTTTGTCTCCATCCGCGTGGATACCTGCCGTTTGTGTAAAGACATTCTCTCCTACCACTGGCTTATTAACTGGAATACGAAAACCAGAAAAAGTTTCAACTAGTTTACTAACACGGTATAAAGACTTTTCACACACAGACGTTTTAACATCGGTTTGGTAATCATTCAACACCGCAATAACACTAGCTAAAGGAGCATTTCCGGCCCGTTCACCCATACCATTAACGGTTAAGTGTAAACCATGAACGCCACAACGAACTGCTTCCAAGGCATTCGCAGTTCCTAAGTCATAATCATTGTGGGCGTGAAAATCAAAATGCGTGTTCGGATACTTTAAGATTAACTGTTTAATGAAATCCGATACTTCGTAAGGAGTTAAAATCCCTAAGGTATCTGGTAATAAAACACGATCCACGGGTTGTGTAGACAGAAAATCTAAGTATTGAAACACATAGTTTGCGCTATTACGCATCCCATTGCTCCAATCTTCTAAATATACGTTCACCGATAAGCCGTTCGACTTAGCTAAGGTGATGGTCTCTGAAATTTCCTTGAAATGTTGTTCTGGCGTCTTCTTAAGCTGATGTTGCAAATGATTTAAAGATCCTTTGGTCAATAAATTCATCACTTTAGCACCTGCATCTAGCATCCATTGAACAGAGGTTCCGCCATCGACAAAGGTTAATACCTCCACTTTATCAAGAAATCCATTCGCAGCAGCCCAAGAGGTAATCTTCTTCACCGCTTGAAATTCACCCTCAGAAACACGCGCTGACGCAATCTCAATACGATCGACCTTTAATTCGGTCAAAAGTAATTGAGCTATGGTTAACTTCTCTGAGGCTGAAAACGATACTCCGCTGGTTTGTTCCCCATCGCGAAGGGTCGTATCCATTATTTCTATGTGGCGTTTCAAAAGACTAGCGGTTTTCTGCAAACGTACTGATCTCCGACTTCATCGCTTGTAAATAATCGATGTCATCGAATCCATTCAATAAATTATTTTTCTTGTATCCGTTAATGGCGAACTTTTCAGACGCGCCAGTCGCTACAATCGTAATCGTTTGCTCAGGTAAACTAACCTCTAATTCCGCTTTCGGATCAGCCTCTATTGCGGTGAATATTTGATGTAAAAATTCCGGGCTAACTTGAACCGGTAACACCCCTACGTTAATTGCATTTCCACGGAAGATATCCGCAAAGAAAGAAGAAACCACACAACGGAAGCCATAATCGTAAATCGCCCAAGCAGCGTGCTCACGTGAAGAACCAGAACCAAAGTTCTTTCCTCCTACTAAAATCTTACCAGAATAAGTCGGGTTATTTAAAACGAAATCTGCCTTAGGAGCATCGTTTTTATCATAACGCCAATCTCTAAATAAATTATCACCAAAACCCGTACGTTCCGTCGCTTTCAAGAAACGAGCTGGGATGATTTGGTCTGTATCCACATTCTCAATCGGAAGAGGTACTGCAGAACTTTTTAATATGTTAAAACTATCGTAAGCCATATTGCTTTTATTTAATCGATCTTATAAAAATTCTCTAGGGTCTGTTACCACACCCGTGATTGCAGCCGCCGCAGCGACTAAAGGACTCGCTAATAAGGTACGAGAACCCGGTCCTTGACGACCTTCGAAGTTACGATTAGACGTACTCACAGCATATTTACCAGCTGGAATCTTGTCGTCATTCATCGCTAAACAAGCAGAACATCCTGGTTGACGAAGGGCAAAACCTGCTTCTGTCAAAATATCATAAATACCTTCTTCTCTAATTTGCGCTTCCACTATGTGAGAACCTGGTACTACCCAAGCCGTCACGTGATCCGCCTTCTTCCGTCCTTTGACAATAGATGCAAAAGCACGGAAATCTTCAATACGACCATTCGTACAAGAACCAATGAATACGTAATCCACTTTCTTTCCAATCATCGAATCGTTTTGAGCAAAGCCCATATATTCCAAAGACTTCTCATACGTCGCTACTCCTCCCTCTACGTCATCCGCATTCGGAATTTGCTTAGAGATACCCATTCCCATTCCAGGGTTTGTGCCGTAAGTGATCATCGGTTCAATATCTGAAGCTAAGAAAGTGATTTCTTCATCAAACGTAGCGCCCGAATCTGTCTTCAACGTTTTCCAATAAGCTAATTGTTTATCCCAATCTGCGCCTTTAGGTGCTAATTCACGACCTTCGATATAGTCAAATGTTGTTTGATCTGGAGCAATCATTCCTCCACGCGCACCCATCTCAATAGATAAATTACAAACTGTCATGCGGCCCTCCATTGACATTTTTTCGAACACATCTCCTGCATACTCTACGAAATAACCCGTAGCACCAGAGGTTGTTAATTTAGAAATAATGTATAAAGCAACATCCTTAGGCGTCACTCCTTTTCCTAAAGCTCCATTTACGTTAATACGCATTTTCTTAGGCTTAGGCTGCATAATGCACTGAGATGAAAGCACCATCTCTACTTCAGAAGTACCGATACCAAAAGCAATCGCTCCAAAAGCGCCGTGAGTAGACGTATGAGAATCTCCACATACAATTGTCATTCCTGGCAATGTAATCCCATTTTCTGGTCCAACCACGTGAACAATACCATTCTTAGGATTACCTAAACCCCAGTGAGAAATACCATATTTTGCTGTATTCTTCTCTAATTGTAATAATTGATTCGCAGAAAGAGGGTCTTCAACAGGTAGGTGTTGGTTAATCGTAGGCGTGTTATGATCCGCAGTAGCAAACGTACGCTCTGGGAATAATACACCAATACCACGTGTTTCAAGACCTAAGAAGGCTACAGGAGACGTCACTTCGTGAATAAAGTGACGGTCAATGAAAAATACATCTGGACCATCAGCAATTTTACGAACGACATGTGAGTCCCATACTTTATCAAATAAGGTTGTTGGGGAATTGCTCATTATATCAATTAGTTTTAAGGCGCTTTTATTATAATTAAGCTACAAAAATGGCGTTTTTTTTGCAAAAATGCAAAGCAAATAGGCTGTTAAAGTAGAATTTTGCCAAATATTATGCAAGTCAAAGGGATGCGCGGGAAATAAAAACGAAGGGGTTTTGCCATTTAGCCCGCTCATTAGAAAGCACCAATTCGGCTGCTTTTCGACCTAATGTTTCAAAATCCGTGGAAATCGTAGAAATACCGTCAAATAACAAACGCTTGATGGGAGTTTCATTGTACGAGATAATTCCTATTTCTTTCCCTAATTGTAACGATTCGTTGCGAATCCGCTCTAGCAAAATCAGCAAATCGTCTTCCATTACGGTAATATAAACTTGTCCTATACTTAATGTCACATCACCTACCGATTCTACCACCTCATATTCAAAAGCATAATCCCGGCAAAAATTAATAAATCCTTGAACGATTTCTTTAGGATAATAACTCTGCGCAGGAAAAACAAGTCGAATTTGCTGGTAGGCTGTTAAGGATTCCTTAGCCTGTTGTAGACTTTGGTAAATATCATGTTCAAAATCTTCATACACCGCCCCAAACTTCCCTTGAATCCCGGGCAACAACTTATCCAATAATATCAACTTCTCTTTAGGCAATGAATTAATCAAATCCACCGCCATCTCCTCTCCTTCCATAAAATGAGGAATCAAGACCATGTGCGTATAATCCCGATCACGACTATCTACGATTTTCTTGAAGAGATTAAAATCATTGTTATAAATGTAAAAATCGATAGCACCTTGGTCGCCTATCGCTTTAACAAAGGCATCGTAAATGATCTTCTTGTGAACACTTAATTTATTGAAAAGAAGAAATATGCGAAGGTTTCGAGGGACTTCCTCTACTTTAATGTAGAATCCCTTTCCGCGAACGGAATCTATGATACCCTGTTGCTTGAGGTAATTATACCCCTTTTCAACGGTTATTCGAGCCATATAATGCTCAAAACTCACTTCGTTAATTGAGGGCAATAATTCTCCCTTTTTTATTTTCCCTTGCTGAATTCCTTCAATAATCGCATTCGCTAATTGTCGGTATTTGGGCGTGGAAGAAAATTCATCTATTTGAATCAGACAGAACATTAATGAATAGAATTACCAATACCTACGATAATAACTGAGATCAGAATAACTATAATACCACCGATAACGGTACGCATTGTTTTAGATGAAACTCCTTTCCATTCTTTGAAGTAAAGTCCCCAGAAATTAGACGTAATAATAATAGTGGCCATGTGCAATATCCATGAACTAGCTCCATTCCCTAATTTACTTTCTCCCATACCATAGAAAAAAAATTGCAGGAACCAAGTAGTACCGGCTATAGCAGCAAATAGGTAATTCATTCTTAAAGGCGCAGCAGCATTCAAATAATCTCCAAATGTCTTATTCGAGAAGTTTAAATACATGCAATACACAAAATTTGTTAGAAAGCCGCCCCATAATACCACAATAAAGATGACATTGTTTTGAAACAAGGGATCACACCCTTTCGCTACCGCCACATCTGCCATATCTTTCCCCGCTTCAATCCCGAAATTAAAACAAGCGGAACATAAACCGGAGATTGTCGCAACAATTAAACCTTTAGTTAAACTAAACTCTTTGATGGTCTCTTGCTTTTGCTCTTGAGATAACTCTCCCTCCTTCATCATCCCCGCTTTTCCACAAAGAAAAATTCCAAATACACAGACCAAAATCCCCAATAAAACCACTTGGCCTCCCGTACTTCCTACAATATGTGATATAGTGTCGCCATTTACTCCAGCGATTTCTCTATAAATAGGTGGTACTAAAGCACCAAAAATACTGCACAAACTTAAGGCAATCGACATTCCTAAGGACATCCCTAAATAGCGCATGGCTAAACCAAACGTCAATCCACCAATTCCCCACAATACACCAAAAACAAAAGTCCAGAAAAAGGTGTCTGAGTCAATCGTTTGAATGATGCCCATAAAATCAGGAATAGTTAACCATGCTGCCAAAACAGGCACAATTAACCAAGAAAAGACACCTCCTACAATCCAAGCGCTTTCCCAAGACCACACTTGAATCTTGCGATAAGGGATATAAAAACTACCCGAGGCGAAACCGCCTAATGAATGAAAGAAAAGACCTAAAATTGAACCCATTATCGATTAATTAATTGTAAATGTATAAGAACCACTACCTATACGAACGCGATCTCCTGTTAGTTCTACTCCATCATAGAATCGCTTGTTGGTTCCAAAAGCAGGCAAAAGTACCGTCGCAGTTGTATTAACTGGCACATCTACTTTAAGTGTAAAACCTGTTGAATTTACTGTCCAATCAGTAGAAACTTTTCCATAGGGGGTGTCAAGCGAGGTTTTGGCATACGTTAATTTTCCTCCAAGTTCAGGCTTAATCACCATTTGCTTATAACCTGCCCCATCAAATTCCTCCGTGTCAATTCCTCCAATCGTTCGGTACATCCAATCTCCTATTGCACCGTAGGCATAGTGATTAAATGACGTCATACCTGGAT encodes:
- a CDS encoding YdcF family protein codes for the protein MFFILSKIIDFFLQPLCWIFILLGVAYFSKYTKRYILIIIGTLILCSNGWFVNQCYLAYESPQVKLSRSYQWCIILGGGMMRAGEGYRTGETADRFVQPLLLYKKGIVKKLLITGGNVNIKGLKIDETQEGKKVEEVLIAMGVKPEDIVLEESARNTHENAVYTKQMLKPYLRERMVLVTSAMHMPRAKACYIKEGFIVDDFPADIKKKDTPSGILDLVIPHERNLSKFAELIREMAGYVIYKIVGFA
- the pfkA gene encoding 6-phosphofructokinase, whose product is MKKIAVFTSGGDAPGMNACIRAIVRGAAYHGVEVFGIVRGYNGMIKGDIIPLNSQSVSNIIQRGGTILKSARSKEFMTAEGRQKAYDKLQELGIEGLVAIGGNGTFTGAEIFYNEFKIPTVGAPGTIDNDLYGTDYTIGFDTAVNTALDAVDKIRDTADSHDRVFFIEVMGRDSGYIAIQCAIAGGAESVMIPENLTSVDEISTILQKGFDKKKSSSIVIVAEGDEEGNAQIVAKKIKDKMGENLDIRVTTLGHIQRGGIPTAYDRILASRLGLGALEGLLRGEKNVMAGVVNNQLIYTPFHDTITKKKPVSEDLIRMVEILST
- a CDS encoding M42 family metallopeptidase translates to MNANEFLYSYLNNASPTGFEASGQKIWLDYIQPFIDEKIIDTYGTAVGVINPGQPYKVVIEAHADEISWFVNYIDDNGYLFLRRNGGSDALIAPSMRANIHTKDKVVKGIFGWPAIHVRDIAKDKAPGISDIFIDCGASNKKEVEEMGIHVGTVVTFEDGLMELNGKYLVGRALDNRIGGYMIAEVARRLKENNITLPYTLYVVNSVQEEIGLRGAEMIVRRLKPDLAFITDVTHDTQSPMYNKKTQGDMACGKGPVICYGPAVQNNVRDFIIDVAEENKIDFQRQAVSRSTGTDTDSFAYATEGVASSLISLPLKYMHTTVETIAKDDMNAVIDLIYQCLLKVKGGEDWRYFN
- a CDS encoding S9 family peptidase; its protein translation is MKHLLFVLLSFSLVAQNPKEKIHVTDLLKIKIAGKPLVSPKGNQFIYTVTSIVDDADKKNDFVYQTHLYLGNLQSGESRALTSGKNSISSPTWSPDGSKIAFTRDMGAKSQVYVLDLAGGEPQAITNLPFAVSNPVWSASGLEIYFQSSFTLKEFLVDSVYNKKGLLPSWTLEKPMLSGIAKKSKANPNGNLDEVRAYLFQNEVDKKAKVINRLNFQEESTTTSEISLPAYFKTSLTGKPVLLNNPFQRWSDVEFASNGIYAVVPADSLAHPDKVLDSYIGFGSKLIYQKAGYKMSNLTLSPAEKWLAFQEAKSTGVQNAVLQIISVANPSQITKVPIDRVITQVKWSSDETKLYFTAQNQGGAPLYVFDLSSKQVKQLTDNTTGILGFDVTNSGFVYAKTGIENPSEIYLQSAETEKTFTSINTGWLASKSIVRPDKHSFTNSKGQKVDYWVMKPTDFEAGKKYPVVLNIHGGPSAMWGTGEASMWHEFQYYAAKGMGVVYANPRGSGGYGSEFLAANVKDWGAGPTSDVLKALDLAIAEGWADTTQQAVTGGSYAGYLVSWIVGHTNRFKVACAQRGVYELSTFMGEGNAWRLVPNYFGGYPWEKATKTILERESPYSYVQNIKTPLLIFHGENDLRTGVIQSEMLYKSLKVLGRDVEYVRHPGGTHELTRSGNNRQRIDQMLRTYEFFARYLKIQ
- the leuB gene encoding 3-isopropylmalate dehydrogenase, whose product is MAKKHILIVPGDGIGQEVTEVGKKVLEKIAAKFGHDFTYDEALIGHVAIEATGDPLPAETLDKMKVSDAVLFGAVGHPKYDNDPSAKVRPEQGLLKMRKELGLYANLRPIKLFDELLSASSIKPEILKGADILFFRELTGDIYFGEKGRKNNGDTAYDVAEYSRYEVERIGRKAFEAARTRKKHLVSVDKANVLESSRLWREEIQKLALEYPDVTVEYQFVDATAMLLIKDPKRFDVVVTANLFGDILTDEASQIAGSMGMLASASIGDGTGVYEPIHGSAHDITGKGLANPMASVLSAALLLDISFGMKAESEVVINAVDQVLKKGFRTGDIADATTDKSMILGTEAIGEEILKLI
- a CDS encoding alpha-isopropylmalate synthase regulatory domain-containing protein is translated as MDTTLRDGEQTSGVSFSASEKLTIAQLLLTELKVDRIEIASARVSEGEFQAVKKITSWAAANGFLDKVEVLTFVDGGTSVQWMLDAGAKVMNLLTKGSLNHLQHQLKKTPEQHFKEISETITLAKSNGLSVNVYLEDWSNGMRNSANYVFQYLDFLSTQPVDRVLLPDTLGILTPYEVSDFIKQLILKYPNTHFDFHAHNDYDLGTANALEAVRCGVHGLHLTVNGMGERAGNAPLASVIAVLNDYQTDVKTSVCEKSLYRVSKLVETFSGFRIPVNKPVVGENVFTQTAGIHADGDKKNNLYHNDLMPERFGRERKYALGKTSGKANIENNLAALGIQLSDQDLKIVTQRIIELGDRKEVVTQNDLPYIISDVLDSNTIEERVQVLNYVLTHSKDLRPSVTLKISIDGDVFEEHAQGDGQYDAFMKALGIIFEKHGKILPVLKDYAVRIPPGGDSDALCETIITWSDGGKELITRGLDSDQTVSAIKATQKMLNLI
- the leuD gene encoding 3-isopropylmalate dehydratase small subunit, with protein sequence MAYDSFNILKSSAVPLPIENVDTDQIIPARFLKATERTGFGDNLFRDWRYDKNDAPKADFVLNNPTYSGKILVGGKNFGSGSSREHAAWAIYDYGFRCVVSSFFADIFRGNAINVGVLPVQVSPEFLHQIFTAIEADPKAELEVSLPEQTITIVATGASEKFAINGYKKNNLLNGFDDIDYLQAMKSEISTFAENR